The Bacteroides sp. AN502(2024) DNA segment GTAGATATGCAAATGGTAGATAAAGACGGAAACTTGCAGGTATATAATACTTTGAGAGAAATCCCTGACAAAGCTTTCCGTGACTATTTGAAGTCACTGTACAGTAGCTTATTCCCGAATGATGGTACTCAAATAGATATTAGCAGACCAATGCAAATTAGCGAGGGAGGAAGTCCTATAGATCTTTATTGGGGTAATGCTAATATTGTGTCAGCAGAAGGTATTGAATATTTTATTAATAATCCTTATTATAAAGATTTTGCGGTATCCATAACGATGATGACGGAAACTCCATATAGTGTGGGGTATTTAATGCCTGGTGCTAATATTAAAGGATTGGTTTTAGTCAATATAAATACGCCGGAGGGGATAAACTTATCAAAAGCTTCAAAATTGGCCTATATAGGGTTCGTCGGAAATCAAAGTTTGACTTCATTAGACCTGTCTAACACACTGTTCATGCAGCAAAATATAGAAGATTTTGACCAAACATATATGAATGCTTTCATGTGTATAAGTTGTAAATCGCTAACACAAGTCAAATTACCTTCTAATAATAAGGGGCTTACTGTGCTATTGCAACTTACAGACCTCCCTGCATTAGAAAGTGTAGATTTAAGCAGTTTAGTAGGAGTTCAAAATTTGGCTTTACTGAATCTTCCTAAGTGTTCCATTATTTATCCTAAAAATTTGCAGTATGCAGTTAATGCAGCGTATAAAAAATCGGATGCTTTTACTGAAGGCGGTCAAGTAGAATTAGCTGTATCACAGGATATCCTTGATATGGATGAAACGGTATCGTTTATCAAAAAATATAGAGATTATTTGACAGACGGCTTTATTTCATACTCAGATTATGGTGCCATACGTTGGAGCAAAAAGATTAAATAAATATTCATTTGATTTAAAAGTATGAGAAAACAAATTATTCTTGGAATCGCATTGCTGGGAATGGGAGCCTTTTCAAACAGTGTAAGTGCTAATAGCTTTGTTGAAAACAACATATTTAAAACATCTCTCTATGCAGAAAATTTGGCGGGATATTATGAGGGTTCGTTAACTTATGTCTATATGAACGGTGAGAAAGACCCTGTTTCAAACATTACATCTAATGTAACGGACAACGGTAACGGCACAGTGAACATTCATATTGATGGATTTAAAATAGGTTCGATGCCGGGCAGTATTACTGTAGATGCAATGGACATAACTGTTCCTGCGAATGGTAATTTCAATGAAACTTGCAGAAAAGCAGTAAAATTGAAAATTGGTTTTATTCCTTTGACATATAATGCCTTAGTCAGTGGTAGTTTCTCTGGTGACCATTTGAACTATACCATAACGGTTAATGCAAAATATTCAAGTGCACCGTTCACCGCTATTGTGACATTTGATGGAGACAAAGTTTCAACTGGTCTCTAAATATTAATTAAAGAACTCTCTCATATCCATCTTCGGTTGAAGATGTGAGAGGGTTCTTTGTCTATTATCAATTAAAATGAAAAAGAGTTTAGGAAAATATATAACAGCTATTTGTTTTCTTATTTTGATAGGTGTAATCTCTTGTACGAGTGATGAGGAAATCACCAAAGACCCCGCATCCGAGGAATTGGTAACTGAAGCGAAGAAATTTTTAAACGGAAATATAGTTCTAAATACTCATGCCACTTTGAATGGTGTAAACAAAACGCTATTGAAAAGCGGTTGTCCTACCAAATTTAACTTTGAGTGGAGTGAAACAGATGATAACACATTTACCGTATCACTGCTCAATTTCACGGTGGGTAAAATGGGAATGATTATAAGTTTTAAATGCGATGTGCAGACCATGCAGTTGAATACTTGGGAGAAAGACGAATATAAAGGTTCGGGCTGGTTTAAATTCTATGGAGAGAATGGTTCCACATGGAGTGAAGATGAAGGAAAGAGTTCAAGCTCCAAAGGGAGTAACGTGAAAGGCTATTATAACGTGTACACGCACGAGATAAACTTCATTGTGGACTACAACATGATGAATGTCCGTTCCGAATGCTTCCTGCAGACCATCGACAAAGGACGTATAAACAATTATGAGGAAGAATTTGCTCA contains these protein-coding regions:
- a CDS encoding calycin-like domain-containing protein gives rise to the protein MRKQIILGIALLGMGAFSNSVSANSFVENNIFKTSLYAENLAGYYEGSLTYVYMNGEKDPVSNITSNVTDNGNGTVNIHIDGFKIGSMPGSITVDAMDITVPANGNFNETCRKAVKLKIGFIPLTYNALVSGSFSGDHLNYTITVNAKYSSAPFTAIVTFDGDKVSTGL
- a CDS encoding DUF4903 family protein, with protein sequence MKKSLGKYITAICFLILIGVISCTSDEEITKDPASEELVTEAKKFLNGNIVLNTHATLNGVNKTLLKSGCPTKFNFEWSETDDNTFTVSLLNFTVGKMGMIISFKCDVQTMQLNTWEKDEYKGSGWFKFYGENGSTWSEDEGKSSSSKGSNVKGYYNVYTHEINFIVDYNMMNVRSECFLQTIDKGRINNYEEEFAQFEKDLAKYKEDHGL